GCCGGCGGTCGGCGCGCCGGGCCATGGCGCGCAGCAGCCGGCGCGCGGCGGGGAAGTCGCCGCGCCACAGCAGCGCCGTGCCCTCACAGGCCAGGCGGTACGCGGTGGCGGCGGCGAGCCGGTCGTCGGCGACGACCACGCGAGCGGGGGGCGGCGAGCCGTTCGCGGAACGCCAGCGGGCGGACCGGGCCTCGCCGTCCTCGGTCCAGCGGATCTCGAGCACTCGGGCTCCTCATGATCGAACCAGTGATGGTCATGAGAAGCACTTCGTCGCGGTGGATCAGCTTGTGGCGGCCTCCCGCGAGGAAGTGCGCGCCGGGGCGTCGCCGAGCGTCATGCCGGGCAAGGGGGACGGCATGATCAACCTCCTCGTGGGGTCCGGGGCCTCCATTCTAGAGCGGGGACGGCCTCGCTAGTCGTGCGGGCCGCGGCGCAGGGCGCGGCGCACGCGGCCGGCGAGGAGGGCGCGCACGCCGCGGCGGGCCCGCTGGGCGCGCTCGGCGGCGTGCAGCTCGCGGCGCAGCGCGCTCACCTCGCGGCGCAGCTCGACGGTGCTCCTGCGCCAGCGGGCCGCCTCGTCGCGCCACCTGGTGACCTGGCCGCGCAGCCGCTCGTTCTCCTTGGCCCGCCGGGCCGCCTCGGCCTGCGCCTGGACCCTGGCCTGGTACGCGGCCCGCCGTCCCATCAGCTCACCGGGCTCGTCGCCGAACCCGTACGCGCCGGCCTCGACCCGGCGCACGCCCGACACGTCCGCCACCGCGTCGTCCAGCGGCTCCCCTGGGCGGGCGACGAGGCGGGCGCGGGCGAAGGAGGAGGCGCGTTCGAGCCGGGCCGGGACGTCGTGCCCGGGCGAGCGCAGCTCGACCAGGCCCAGCCCCTCGGCGCGGGCCAGGCCGACCAGCCGCGCCACGCTGTCCTCGCCGGGCACCAGGCCGGCGGGCAGGCGCAGCACGAAGGGCACCGACGGGTCCGCCTCGCCGGCGGCGGCCAGGCGGACGCGGGGCTCGTGCGCGTAGTGGCCCTGCACCAGGACGAGGTCCAGGTCCGGGTCCTTGAGCGGGGCGCGGCGGTCGCCGTCGAGCGTGTCCCAGGGGCCGGTCAGGAGCACCGACAGGTCCACGACCGTCGAGGCCAGCAGGGCGTCCACGCTCGCGCGGACGGCCTCGTAGCCGGCCGTGCCGTCGAGGACGGCGGTCACGTACGGCACCTTCCACTGCCGCGCCGGATGCGTGCGCAGCCACTGGTAGGCGGGGATGCGGTCGGCGACGAAGGCGTGGCTGACCCGGTCGACGCGCCGCTGCTCGCGCATGCGCATGGTCGGGCCGAGGTGGTAGGCGCGGGCCCGCGGCTCGGGCACGAACACCGCGCCCGCCTGGGCCAGCCGGTAGCCCATCTCGGTGTCCTGGCCGACGATGAGGTCCTCGTCCATGGGGCCGGCGGCCTCGACCAGGCGGGCGCTGACGGACGTGGCGCCGCCGACGTGCAGGCTGAACGGCCGCGCCGGGTTGTCGGTGAGCCCGTCGGTGCGCTCGACCAGCCCGACCAGCCAGGCGTGCGGCTCGGCCGGCTCGAACGCGGCCTCCAGGTCGTCCGGCAGCGCGGCGGGCAGCGGCGCGGAGGTGAAGCGGATGTAGCCGGTCACCGACAGGTAGGGCGCGGCGTGGTGCCAGCGCATGTGCGCCTCGACAGCGCCCGGCGTGAGCACCACGTCGGAGTCGAGCCAGTGGATGACGTCGCCGCTGGCCTCGGCGAGCCCGGCGTTGCGGGCGGCGGCCCGTCCCGGGCGCTCGCAGCGGACGAGCCGGGCGGCCGACCCCTCGGGCAGCCGCAGCGGCGGCGTGCTGCCGTTGTCCACGACGATGATCTCGGTCAGCTCCGCCGGGTACGTCTGCCGGGCGAGCCCCTGAAGCACCAGGTCCAGCTTGTCCTGCGCGCCGTAGGCCGGGACGACCACGCTGACCCGCAGCTCGGGCGTGAAGTGCGCGGGCGGCCGCAGGACGCGGTAGTCGTTGCCGCGTACGCGCGGCACGCCACTCCCGCCAGGGGTCTCGGGACGTGTGACGGACATGCGCGCGGGCGCTCCCCTCGGTGGGCCGGTTCGGACGGGGCCTCACCTTAGAGCGCCTGACTGGGAACAGGGCCTGGCGGTGAAGCCCGCCGGAAAGCGTTCGCGCACGTCAGACCTGCCAGGATGCTCCCAGGAAACGGACAGGATCCCGCCCGCGCTCACTCCTCGTCCGCGACGCCCTCCACGGGGACCAGCTCGGTGAGCCCGGAGATCGTCAGGACGGGCTCCAGCAGCGGGTTGGCGACCAGCCGGATGCGTTCCGCGTGGGTGAACAGCACGGTCAGGCCGGCGCTGTCCAGGTACTCCACGCCGCTCAGGTCGACCAGGACGGAGCCGGTCGTCCTGGTCAGGGCGTCGTCGAGGACGCCGGCGTTGCTCATGTCGATCTCACCCGTGACGGCGAGGACCGAAGTGCCGTCGGGCCGCCGCGAGGCGGCCAGGCTCAGAGGGGCGGCGGTCATCGGGTGATCCTCGCATGCATGTCGACGGTGGTCCCGGAGACGCCGGGGTGAATGGTGACCTCGTGCATCAGGGCGTGCATGAGCGCGACGCCCCGGCCGCGGTGCGGGTACGCCTCCGGCTCCGGCGCCTTCCAGCGGCCGGAGTCGGCGACGGTCAGCCACAGGTCGCTGACCGTGACGGAGGCGCGCAGCCGGATCGTCCGGCCGGGGGCGTTGCGGTGCCCGTGCTCGATCGCGTTGGCGCACGCCTCGCCGGCCGCGACCAGCACCCGCTGCACCAGCGAGGGCGCGAGCTGGCAGCGGCTCAGCCACTCGCGCAGGGCCGAGCGCACGGGCGCGAGCTGGCTGGACTCGGCGGGGAAGGCGACCTCCAGCGGGGCGGGCTGCCGGTACAGCAGCAGCGCGACGTCGTCGTTGAAGCCGCCGTCCGGGACGAGGCTGGCCATGACGTCGCTGGCCAGGTCCTCGATGGGGCTGGAGCGGCCGGCCTGCACGGCGGCGCCGGCCTGGTCGATGCCGGCGGTCAGCGGCTGACGCCGCCGCTCGACCAGCCCGTCGGTGTACAGCAGCAGGGTGGAGCGGGGCGGCATGGTGCACTTGGCCTCCGGCCGGGGGCGGCCGGAGCGGATGGCGAGCGGCGTGGAGCGGCCGCCCTCCAGGAGCACGGTGGTGCCGTCGGCGAGGGCGAGGATGCCCGGCGGGTGGCCGGCGCTGGAGTAGACGAGGTCGCCGGTGGCGGTGTCGAGGACGCCGCAGAAGACGGTGGTGCACTTGGCGTCGGGGATGAGCGCGGCGAACCGGTCGAGGGCGGCGAACACCTGGGCGGGCCCGGCGTCCTGCAGCAGCAGCGCCCGGCAGGCGCTGCGGAGCTGCCCCATGACGGCCGCGGCCCGCAGCCCCCGCCCCACGCAGTCGCCGACGACGATGCCGATGCGTTCGCCGGACAGCGGCACGATGTCGTACCAGTCGCCGCCGA
The Actinomadura luzonensis genome window above contains:
- a CDS encoding STAS domain-containing protein, which produces MTAAPLSLAASRRPDGTSVLAVTGEIDMSNAGVLDDALTRTTGSVLVDLSGVEYLDSAGLTVLFTHAERIRLVANPLLEPVLTISGLTELVPVEGVADEE
- a CDS encoding glycosyltransferase family 2 protein — protein: MPRVRGNDYRVLRPPAHFTPELRVSVVVPAYGAQDKLDLVLQGLARQTYPAELTEIIVVDNGSTPPLRLPEGSAARLVRCERPGRAAARNAGLAEASGDVIHWLDSDVVLTPGAVEAHMRWHHAAPYLSVTGYIRFTSAPLPAALPDDLEAAFEPAEPHAWLVGLVERTDGLTDNPARPFSLHVGGATSVSARLVEAAGPMDEDLIVGQDTEMGYRLAQAGAVFVPEPRARAYHLGPTMRMREQRRVDRVSHAFVADRIPAYQWLRTHPARQWKVPYVTAVLDGTAGYEAVRASVDALLASTVVDLSVLLTGPWDTLDGDRRAPLKDPDLDLVLVQGHYAHEPRVRLAAAGEADPSVPFVLRLPAGLVPGEDSVARLVGLARAEGLGLVELRSPGHDVPARLERASSFARARLVARPGEPLDDAVADVSGVRRVEAGAYGFGDEPGELMGRRAAYQARVQAQAEAARRAKENERLRGQVTRWRDEAARWRRSTVELRREVSALRRELHAAERAQRARRGVRALLAGRVRRALRRGPHD